One window from the genome of Nicotiana sylvestris chromosome 9, ASM39365v2, whole genome shotgun sequence encodes:
- the LOC104243825 gene encoding probable indole-3-pyruvate monooxygenase YUCCA10, whose amino-acid sequence MATIQEPKVIIVGAGPAGLATAACLKKNSVPYLVLEKDDCYGSMWKKYSYDRLHLHLDKQFCQLPHIPFPSSSPTYIPKKEFIQYLDDYVSHFNISPLYKRTVESAFFEESTRKWNVKVRNGNSGDVEEYFSKFLVVATGEASYPFIPQVPGLENFAGEAIHTTKYKNGEKFKGKRVLVVGCGNSGMEIALDLANHGAKTSIIVRSQIHLISREMAYLGLVMLLKYSVPYKLVDLIMVMLSKVKYGEISKYYGVKRPKEGPFASKLKYGKYPVFDVGTHQKIKSGEIQVLPAMTRVAGGNDVVFENGKSHPFDVIVFATGFKRTTHNWLQGDDYLLNEDGLPKPAFPDHWKGKKGLYCVGLSRRGLYGIAFDAQSIATHINSLLS is encoded by the exons ATGGCAACAATTCAAGAACCTAAAGTCATCATTGTTGGTGCTGGCCCTGCTGGTTTAGCCACAGCTGCATGTCTTAAAAAAAATTCTGTCCCTTACCttgttcttgaaaaagatgatTGTTATGGTTCTATGTGGAAAAAATATTCCTATGATAGACTTCACCTTCATTTGGATAAACAATTCTGTCAACTTCCTCACATTCCatttccctcttcttctcctacTTATATACCCAAAAAAGAGTTCATTCAATACTTGGATGACTATGTTTCCCATTTTAATATCTCTCCTTTGTACAAAAGAACAGTTGAGTCTGCTTTTTTTGAAGAATCCACAAGAAAATGGAATGTTAAGGTTAGAAATGGAAATTCTGGTGATGTGGAGGAGTATTTTAGCAAGTTTCTTGTGGTGGCAACTGGAGAAGCTAGTTACCCTTTTATTCCTCAGGTCCCTGGTTTGGAAAATTTTGCAGGAGAGGCCATTCATACTACTAAATACAAAAATGGAGAGAAATTTAAGGGTAAACGTGTTTTGGTTGTTGGTTGTGGAAATTCTGGCATGGAAATTGCACTTGATCTTGCTAACCATGGAGCAAAAACTTCCATTATCGTTCGAAGCCAG aTACACTTAATATCAAGAGAGATGGCATATTTGGGGCTAGTGATGTTATTGAAGTATAGCGTTCCATACAAGCTGGTGGACTTAATAATGGTGATGTTAAGCAAGGTAAAGTATGGAGAAATAAGCAAGTATTATGGGGTGAAAAGGCCAAAAGAGGGACCCTTTGCTTCTAAACTAAAGTATGGTAAGTACCCAGTCTTTGACGTGGGGACACATCAAAAAATCAAGTCTGGTGAAATCCAG GTGTTACCTGCAATGACACGCGTAGCAGGAGGAAATGATGTTGTGTTTGAGAATGGTAAATCTCATCCCTTTGATGTTATCGTTTTTGCTACTGGCTTCAAGAGAACTACTCACAACTGGCTTCAG GGAGATGATTATCTTTTGAATGAAGATGGACTTCCAAAACCAGCATTTCCAGATCACTGGAAGGGGAAGAAGGGACTCTACTGTGTGGGGCTATCTAGGAGAGGACTTTATGGGATTGCATTTGATGCCCAAAGCATAGCCACACATATCAACTCTCTTCTCTCATAA